Proteins from a genomic interval of Pradoshia eiseniae:
- a CDS encoding SdpI family protein, translating into MKKHLLPISLITISFFTWLFFYPSLPEQIPIHWSIGEGPDGYQSKVMALITLHVLMIGIYLLLTVIPKIDPKKKNYQYFSKAYSISILSMMVFFFLINMLILLFSLGYDIPMESLAGPLVGLLFLIMGNYMQQAKQNFFFGIRTPWTLMDETIWRKTHRLGGKLFMVGGIIMMLTLFLPARYEMFIILSVTAMVAAVPTGYSYMLFRKLDSQS; encoded by the coding sequence ATGAAAAAACATTTATTGCCCATCAGCCTTATAACCATCTCTTTCTTTACATGGCTATTCTTCTACCCATCTTTGCCAGAACAGATACCAATTCATTGGTCAATTGGTGAAGGGCCTGATGGCTATCAATCCAAGGTGATGGCCTTAATCACATTGCATGTTCTCATGATCGGCATCTACCTGTTACTGACTGTTATACCGAAAATTGACCCGAAGAAAAAGAATTACCAATATTTCTCGAAGGCATATTCAATCTCTATTCTAAGTATGATGGTCTTTTTCTTTTTGATTAACATGCTTATTCTCCTTTTCTCGCTCGGTTATGATATCCCGATGGAAAGTCTGGCAGGACCGCTCGTCGGCCTTTTATTCTTGATTATGGGCAATTATATGCAGCAGGCAAAGCAAAACTTCTTCTTTGGAATCCGCACCCCATGGACCTTGATGGATGAAACCATCTGGAGAAAAACACACCGGCTCGGCGGCAAGCTATTTATGGTGGGTGGTATCATTATGATGCTTACTTTATTCCTGCCGGCTCGCTATGAGATGTTCATCATTTTATCTGTCACAGCGATGGTCGCGGCGGTGCCGACAGGGTATTCTTATATGCTTTTTCGAAAATTAGATAGTCAATCATGA
- a CDS encoding autorepressor SdpR family transcription factor, protein MNDTFKALSDPTRRKILDLLKDGDMTAGEIHQHFNMSKPSISQHLKILKGAGLVHDIKKGQYVYYSLNTTVLQELISWVYDITGSEKKI, encoded by the coding sequence ATGAACGATACCTTTAAAGCATTATCAGACCCAACGAGAAGAAAAATTCTGGACTTATTAAAAGACGGGGACATGACTGCCGGTGAGATTCACCAGCATTTTAACATGTCTAAGCCAAGTATCTCCCAGCATCTGAAAATCTTAAAGGGAGCGGGCCTTGTCCATGATATCAAAAAAGGCCAGTATGTCTATTACTCGCTTAATACTACCGTTTTGCAAGAGCTGATTTCGTGGGTTTACGATATTACAGGCTCAGAGAAAAAAATTTAA
- the pyrE gene encoding orotate phosphoribosyltransferase: protein MSKQAIAEHLLSIKAVSLKPNDPFTWSSGLKSPIYCDNRLTMSYPSVRKEIAQGLAELIQKNFPDANVIAGTATAGIPHAAWVSEILDLPMVYVRSSAKGHGKGNQIEGIVQEGDKVVVVEDLISTGGSSIKCVRSLREAGCVVEGVVSIFTYELERAREAFTEADIPYFSLTDFSTLTEVAKEKKFILEDELESLRRWKGNPGEWGK from the coding sequence ATGAGCAAACAAGCAATTGCAGAGCATTTATTATCCATTAAGGCCGTATCGCTGAAGCCGAACGACCCGTTCACTTGGTCTTCCGGATTGAAATCGCCCATTTATTGCGACAATCGCTTGACCATGTCCTACCCGTCTGTACGGAAGGAAATTGCCCAAGGGCTTGCGGAGCTTATTCAGAAAAACTTCCCGGATGCTAACGTCATCGCAGGAACGGCAACAGCGGGAATCCCTCATGCTGCATGGGTCAGTGAAATCCTCGACCTTCCAATGGTCTATGTACGCTCCAGCGCAAAAGGACATGGAAAAGGAAACCAAATTGAAGGAATCGTTCAGGAGGGTGATAAGGTTGTTGTGGTGGAGGACTTGATCTCTACTGGCGGAAGCTCCATCAAATGTGTTCGGTCGTTGAGGGAGGCAGGCTGTGTTGTCGAAGGAGTCGTCTCCATTTTCACCTATGAATTGGAAAGAGCGAGGGAAGCATTTACGGAAGCGGATATCCCTTACTTCTCGCTTACTGATTTCTCAACATTGACCGAAGTGGCGAAAGAAAAGAAATTCATCTTAGAAGATGAGCTCGAAAGTTTAAGACGATGGAAGGGTAATCCTGGAGAGTGGGGGAAATAA
- the pyrF gene encoding orotidine-5'-phosphate decarboxylase, with the protein MNNIPVIALDFAGKEEALQLLKWFPDEKLAVKIGMELYYAEGPSIVTAIKAMGHDVFLDLKLHDIPNTVKKAMERLAGLGADMVNVHAAGGQAMMEAALEGLDKGTSLGQKRPLCIAVTQLTSTTESQMQKEQMIQGSLSESVLHYGKLAKTAKLDGVVCSVHEAYDIHKRVGMDFLTVTPGIRLADDEKGDQKRIATPSEARKQTSDFIVVGRSITEAADPRAAYHTILREWERAL; encoded by the coding sequence ATGAACAATATACCGGTTATCGCCCTTGACTTTGCTGGGAAGGAAGAGGCCCTGCAATTATTAAAATGGTTCCCAGATGAAAAATTAGCGGTGAAGATTGGAATGGAGCTTTATTATGCGGAAGGTCCTTCTATCGTGACTGCCATTAAGGCAATGGGGCATGACGTCTTTTTGGATTTGAAATTGCATGACATCCCTAACACCGTTAAAAAAGCCATGGAGCGGCTTGCTGGGCTTGGGGCTGATATGGTCAATGTGCACGCAGCGGGCGGGCAGGCCATGATGGAAGCGGCATTGGAAGGACTAGATAAAGGAACTTCACTAGGACAAAAGAGGCCATTATGCATTGCTGTTACGCAGCTGACAAGCACGACAGAGTCGCAGATGCAAAAAGAACAAATGATCCAAGGATCTTTAAGCGAAAGTGTGCTGCACTACGGGAAACTTGCCAAGACAGCCAAGCTTGACGGAGTTGTTTGCTCCGTTCATGAAGCCTATGACATACATAAAAGAGTAGGGATGGATTTTCTAACGGTGACTCCAGGAATCCGTTTGGCAGATGATGAAAAGGGTGATCAAAAACGAATTGCAACCCCATCAGAAGCACGAAAACAAACGAGTGACTTTATCGTTGTCGGCAGATCAATCACAGAAGCGGCAGATCCGCGGGCAGCCTATCATACAATCTTACGAGAATGGGAGAGAGCGCTATGA